In Haloterrigena turkmenica DSM 5511, a single genomic region encodes these proteins:
- the queC gene encoding 7-cyano-7-deazaguanine synthase QueC, with amino-acid sequence MTDANTATDDDESTKKRAVILLSGGMDSATAAYEARDRGYELYALHTSYGQRTEDRELECARRLADELDAADFLQIETGHLSAIGASSLTDDEMAVADADMESDEIPTSYVPFRNANLLAMAVSYAEANDCEAVFIGAHSEDFSGYPDCRPEFFEAFENVVDVGTKPETDISIEAPFVEWSKTDIAERGVDLEVPYEHTWSCYRENEPACGTCDACAFRLQAFQNVGVRDPIEYAERPDYAAE; translated from the coding sequence ATGGACAGCGCCACCGCCGCCTACGAGGCCCGCGACCGGGGGTACGAGCTCTACGCCCTGCACACCTCCTACGGACAGCGCACCGAGGACCGCGAACTCGAGTGCGCCCGCCGACTCGCCGACGAACTCGACGCGGCCGACTTTCTACAGATCGAGACCGGTCACCTCTCGGCGATCGGCGCCTCGAGTCTCACCGACGACGAGATGGCCGTCGCGGACGCGGACATGGAGAGCGACGAGATCCCCACCTCGTACGTCCCCTTCCGGAACGCGAACCTGCTCGCGATGGCGGTCTCCTACGCCGAAGCCAACGACTGCGAGGCCGTCTTCATCGGCGCTCACAGCGAGGACTTCTCGGGGTATCCGGACTGCCGGCCCGAATTCTTCGAGGCCTTCGAGAACGTGGTCGACGTCGGGACGAAACCCGAGACCGATATTTCGATCGAGGCGCCGTTCGTCGAGTGGTCGAAAACGGATATCGCCGAGCGCGGCGTCGACCTCGAGGTCCCGTACGAACACACGTGGAGCTGTTACCGCGAGAACGAGCCCGCTTGCGGCACCTGTGACGCCTGTGCGTTCCGCCTGCAGGCGTTCCAGAACGTCGGCGTCCGCGATCCGATCGAGTACGCCGAGCGGCCCGACTACGCCGCGGAGTAG
- a CDS encoding outer membrane protein assembly factor BamB family protein, translating into MTEYDRRDVLKYVGVAVATGAAASETGAARSTDASAPADWPTRYGDADSSAAAPETAGPEPPVAIDWTVERGGRFAAAGDRLFLVTDDGRVAAYDAANGDEEWITEVTVDGSAVAAVGAPAADHDAVYVTTAGDTASITALEAADGERRWQESGIGYETNRTPVVGEDLVLVVADGSLFAFDARDGTREWRFDPEPVTVDGGERGDPLQRDPVAVGDGAVFAVSNNQLFARELDSGAARWADRVDDWAADTFSGRPMAHGDAVAVVKDDAVAVYDAGNGDERATVPTYSPAALAADRLYAVDDAASSDREVVVGYDRASGADEWRSAADAATIEDVIVGDGAVFAAVADDGESGAVAFDRDGGDPLWRLETDFEPSQLAVVDGTVYASGDRLVAIRSEDDGEPSADDGEPSADDGDPSADDGNPSADNGEPSADDEGSDGEGAPGFTVGTGIVSGVLALAAVGRRVANGGD; encoded by the coding sequence ATGACCGAGTACGACCGACGAGACGTGTTGAAGTACGTCGGCGTCGCGGTGGCGACCGGGGCAGCGGCTTCGGAAACCGGTGCCGCCCGATCGACCGACGCGTCGGCCCCGGCCGACTGGCCGACCCGGTACGGGGACGCAGACAGCAGCGCCGCCGCTCCCGAGACGGCCGGCCCCGAACCGCCGGTGGCGATCGACTGGACGGTCGAACGCGGCGGCCGTTTCGCCGCCGCCGGCGACCGCCTCTTTTTGGTCACCGACGACGGTCGCGTGGCCGCGTACGACGCGGCAAACGGCGACGAGGAGTGGATCACGGAGGTCACGGTCGACGGTTCGGCGGTCGCCGCGGTGGGCGCGCCGGCCGCCGATCACGACGCGGTATATGTGACGACCGCGGGCGATACCGCGTCGATCACCGCCCTCGAGGCGGCCGACGGGGAACGTCGCTGGCAGGAATCCGGGATCGGATACGAGACCAACCGGACGCCGGTGGTCGGGGAGGACCTGGTGCTCGTCGTCGCCGACGGGAGCCTGTTCGCCTTCGACGCGCGGGACGGGACGAGGGAGTGGCGATTCGACCCCGAACCGGTGACTGTCGACGGCGGCGAGCGCGGCGATCCGCTCCAGCGAGACCCCGTCGCCGTCGGCGACGGCGCGGTCTTTGCCGTGAGCAACAACCAGCTGTTCGCCCGGGAACTCGACTCCGGCGCGGCCCGCTGGGCCGACCGGGTCGACGACTGGGCCGCGGACACGTTCTCCGGTCGTCCGATGGCCCACGGCGACGCCGTCGCAGTCGTCAAGGACGACGCCGTCGCGGTCTACGACGCCGGCAACGGTGACGAGCGAGCGACGGTGCCGACCTACTCACCGGCCGCGCTCGCGGCCGATCGACTCTACGCGGTCGACGACGCGGCGTCGTCCGACCGGGAGGTCGTCGTGGGCTACGATAGAGCCTCCGGCGCTGACGAGTGGCGGTCCGCGGCCGACGCCGCGACTATCGAGGACGTGATCGTCGGCGACGGCGCGGTCTTCGCCGCCGTCGCGGACGACGGCGAGTCCGGCGCGGTCGCGTTCGATCGCGACGGCGGCGACCCGCTGTGGCGCCTCGAGACCGACTTCGAACCGAGCCAGCTCGCCGTCGTCGACGGAACGGTCTACGCGAGCGGCGACCGACTGGTCGCGATCCGATCGGAGGACGACGGCGAACCATCCGCGGACGACGGCGAACCATCCGCGGACGACGGCGATCCATCTGCGGACGACGGCAATCCATCCGCGGACAACGGCGAACCATCCGCGGACGACGAGGGCTCCGACGGCGAAGGCGCGCCGGGATTCACCGTCGGGACGGGAATCGTCAGCGGCGTCCTCGCGCTCGCGGCCGTGGGCCGTCGAGTCGCGAACGGAGGGGACTGA
- a CDS encoding iron-containing alcohol dehydrogenase family protein — protein sequence MRSHSSDREPSFRFDYDPATIRFGAGSVDDLEAELEALGLERALLVCGSTVGATPTVIEPVRSGLGERLAGVFDETSAAKRLSTALAGRDRLEAEDADAIVSVGGGSSLDVATIISVLAANGYGPAAAGRELAETGTLPVPDEGLVPIVTVPTTLAGADLSSVAGVTADPDEGPVDEPASGGVSHPDLMPAAAVYDPELVATTPDSILAGSAMNGFDKGIETLYAANATPVTDATARHGLEKLEDGLRAFGDGDRDVGTFETLLEGIVLVQYGISRPGETTLSIVHAFGHGLTRTYDVQQGAAHGIVVPHVLEYLFEREDVDARAGMLATALGVGDAADHGAAVVEAVAEIRDGLDLPAQLREVDGPRPEEFTAVAEAILEDSFMANAPPGLAPSVEEIEGILEAAW from the coding sequence ATGCGTTCTCATTCGAGCGACCGCGAGCCGTCGTTCCGTTTCGACTACGACCCGGCGACGATCCGCTTCGGCGCCGGTAGCGTCGACGACCTCGAGGCCGAACTCGAGGCGCTGGGTCTCGAGCGCGCGCTGCTCGTCTGCGGTTCGACGGTGGGGGCGACGCCGACGGTAATCGAACCGGTGAGATCGGGGCTGGGAGAGCGGCTGGCCGGCGTGTTCGACGAGACGTCGGCGGCGAAGCGGCTCTCGACGGCGCTGGCGGGGCGCGACCGCCTCGAGGCCGAGGATGCCGACGCAATCGTGAGCGTCGGTGGTGGCAGTAGCCTCGATGTCGCGACGATCATCAGCGTTCTCGCGGCCAACGGCTACGGTCCGGCGGCCGCCGGCCGGGAACTCGCCGAAACAGGGACGCTTCCCGTCCCCGACGAAGGGCTGGTGCCGATCGTCACGGTGCCGACGACGCTCGCGGGCGCGGACCTCTCGTCGGTCGCCGGCGTCACCGCCGATCCCGACGAAGGGCCCGTCGACGAGCCGGCCAGCGGCGGCGTCTCCCACCCCGACCTGATGCCCGCGGCGGCGGTCTACGACCCCGAACTGGTCGCGACCACGCCGGACTCGATCCTCGCTGGCTCGGCGATGAACGGCTTCGACAAGGGCATCGAGACGCTCTACGCCGCCAACGCGACGCCCGTGACCGACGCGACGGCCAGACACGGCCTCGAGAAACTCGAGGACGGTCTCCGCGCGTTCGGTGACGGCGACCGAGACGTGGGGACCTTCGAGACGCTCCTCGAGGGGATCGTCCTCGTCCAGTACGGTATCTCTCGGCCCGGCGAGACGACGCTCTCGATCGTCCACGCCTTCGGCCACGGGCTGACGCGAACGTACGACGTCCAGCAGGGGGCCGCCCACGGGATCGTCGTCCCGCACGTCCTCGAGTATCTCTTCGAGCGGGAGGACGTGGACGCGCGGGCGGGGATGCTCGCGACCGCGCTCGGTGTCGGCGACGCCGCGGATCACGGCGCGGCGGTCGTCGAGGCGGTCGCGGAGATTCGGGACGGACTCGACCTCCCCGCGCAGTTGCGCGAGGTCGACGGCCCGCGGCCCGAGGAGTTCACCGCCGTCGCGGAGGCGATCCTCGAGGACTCGTTCATGGCGAACGCGCCGCCCGGACTGGCCCCCTCCGTCGAGGAGATCGAGGGGATCCTCGAGGCGGCGTGGTAG
- a CDS encoding NAD(P)-dependent oxidoreductase, producing MNVLLLGASGRIGRRIATELLERGHEVTGTSRSGEIDGIDDPDFGAVAADATDADEIASLAADHDAVASALGPSDDADVDVLVEMAEAVVEGLQRTDTDRLVWTGGAGGLRVDPETMLIETEEFPNELEPLAQAAIDAYGVIGEANDLRWTYLGPAAVIEPGERTGEYRTADRRLVADENGESYISMEDFAVAFVDELENEEAVHTYLGVGH from the coding sequence ATGAACGTACTCCTACTCGGTGCGAGCGGACGAATCGGGCGACGAATCGCGACCGAACTCCTCGAGCGCGGCCACGAGGTGACGGGGACGTCCCGCAGCGGCGAGATCGACGGGATCGACGACCCCGACTTCGGCGCGGTCGCCGCCGACGCGACTGATGCGGATGAAATTGCGTCTCTCGCGGCGGATCACGACGCCGTCGCGTCGGCGCTCGGCCCGTCGGACGACGCGGACGTCGACGTCCTCGTCGAGATGGCCGAAGCGGTCGTCGAGGGACTCCAGCGGACGGACACCGACCGCCTGGTCTGGACCGGCGGCGCGGGCGGCCTGCGCGTCGACCCGGAGACGATGCTCATCGAGACCGAAGAGTTCCCGAACGAACTCGAGCCTCTCGCGCAGGCGGCCATCGACGCGTACGGGGTCATCGGCGAGGCCAACGACCTCCGGTGGACCTACCTCGGGCCGGCAGCGGTGATCGAGCCCGGCGAGCGAACGGGCGAGTACCGAACCGCGGACCGACGGCTCGTCGCCGACGAGAACGGCGAGAGCTACATCTCGATGGAGGACTTCGCCGTCGCGTTCGTCGACGAACTGGAAAACGAGGAGGCGGTCCACACGTACCTCGGCGTCGGTCACTGA
- a CDS encoding winged helix-turn-helix transcriptional regulator: MSPHSDLEAKYASCPVIKTLEEVGSRWRLTVIHVLREGELRFNELKRATDANSQTLSRVLDDLEETGYVERRVEEESPIAVYYSLTPKGDDLLSAFDEILEWGEKWIDDDDRPDGEESGA; the protein is encoded by the coding sequence ATGTCACCGCACTCGGATCTCGAAGCGAAATACGCCAGCTGTCCGGTGATCAAGACCCTCGAGGAAGTCGGCTCGCGGTGGCGGTTGACCGTCATTCACGTCCTCCGAGAGGGCGAACTCCGCTTTAACGAGCTCAAGCGTGCGACGGACGCGAACTCACAGACGCTGTCCCGCGTGCTTGACGACCTCGAGGAGACGGGTTACGTCGAGCGGCGAGTCGAGGAGGAGAGCCCGATCGCCGTCTACTACTCGCTGACGCCGAAGGGCGACGACCTCCTCTCGGCGTTCGACGAGATCCTCGAGTGGGGCGAGAAGTGGATCGACGACGACGACCGCCCCGACGGTGAGGAGAGCGGGGCGTAG
- a CDS encoding 30S ribosomal protein S3ae has product MSERSVSRAKQEKRWYTVLAPEQFDRQELGETPADEPEKVYDRTIETTLGELNNNASENNTKLTFKITDVGSDSAYTEFVEHSLTRDYLRSLVRRGASKVEAYVTVLTTDDYRVQIQPVAFTTKKADASQEKAIRNQMVEMIEEAAAERSFEELIDSVVEGRLSSGIYGEAKTIYPLRRVEIQKATLEAHPEEVAEEEATAVDVDEEDVAAE; this is encoded by the coding sequence ATGAGTGAACGATCAGTTTCACGCGCGAAACAGGAGAAGCGGTGGTACACCGTCCTGGCACCCGAGCAGTTCGACCGCCAGGAACTCGGCGAAACCCCCGCTGACGAACCGGAAAAGGTCTACGACCGAACCATCGAAACGACGCTGGGCGAACTCAACAACAACGCCAGCGAGAACAACACCAAGCTGACCTTCAAGATCACCGACGTCGGCAGCGACTCGGCGTACACGGAGTTCGTCGAGCACTCCCTGACCCGGGACTACCTGCGGTCGCTGGTCCGACGGGGCGCCTCGAAGGTCGAGGCCTACGTCACCGTCCTCACGACGGACGACTACCGCGTCCAGATCCAGCCCGTCGCCTTCACGACCAAGAAGGCCGACGCGAGCCAGGAGAAGGCCATCCGCAACCAGATGGTCGAGATGATCGAGGAGGCCGCCGCCGAGCGCTCCTTCGAGGAGCTCATCGACAGCGTCGTCGAGGGTCGACTCTCCTCGGGGATCTACGGCGAGGCCAAGACGATCTACCCGCTGCGTCGCGTCGAGATCCAGAAGGCCACCCTTGAGGCCCACCCCGAAGAAGTCGCCGAAGAGGAAGCGACCGCGGTCGACGTCGACGAGGAAGACGTCGCGGCCGAATAA
- a CDS encoding KEOPS complex subunit Pcc1, with protein sequence MSRRATIRTRHDDPELVARALRPDNTDEMETVVEREDGDAETKTEGAVVTHIEREATGGLHSNVDDYVVNLEVAIDVARSGRDPGEQRELPADAGPASDADSNTTDTS encoded by the coding sequence ATGAGTCGGCGCGCGACCATTCGAACGCGCCACGACGACCCCGAACTCGTCGCGCGGGCGCTTCGCCCGGACAACACCGACGAGATGGAGACGGTCGTCGAGCGCGAGGACGGCGATGCCGAGACTAAGACCGAGGGCGCCGTCGTCACGCACATCGAACGCGAGGCGACCGGTGGCCTCCACTCGAACGTCGACGACTACGTGGTCAATCTCGAGGTGGCGATCGACGTGGCCCGTTCCGGACGGGACCCAGGGGAACAGCGCGAGCTACCAGCGGACGCGGGGCCCGCGTCCGATGCGGACAGTAACACTACAGATACATCATGA
- a CDS encoding 30S ribosomal protein S15 gives MARMHTRRRGSSGSDKPTADDPPEWSDVDADDIEARVVELAEQGYDPSQIGMKLRDEGVTGTPVPDVKLATGKKITEILEENDARSEFPEDLYNLMERAVRLREHIQQNPQDYQNKRALQNTESKVRRLVDYYRGDEVEPDFTYSYDVAKELLDEE, from the coding sequence ATGGCACGAATGCACACCCGCCGTCGCGGCTCGTCCGGATCGGACAAGCCGACGGCAGACGACCCGCCGGAGTGGAGCGACGTCGACGCGGACGATATCGAAGCCCGCGTCGTCGAACTGGCAGAGCAGGGCTACGATCCCAGTCAGATCGGGATGAAGCTGCGTGACGAAGGTGTCACGGGCACGCCCGTCCCGGACGTCAAGCTGGCGACCGGGAAGAAGATCACCGAGATCCTCGAGGAGAACGACGCGCGATCGGAGTTCCCCGAGGACCTCTACAACCTGATGGAACGCGCCGTGCGCCTGCGCGAGCACATCCAGCAGAACCCGCAGGACTACCAGAACAAGCGCGCCCTGCAGAACACGGAGTCGAAGGTCCGACGCCTCGTCGACTACTACCGCGGCGACGAAGTCGAGCCGGACTTCACGTACTCCTACGACGTCGCGAAAGAGCTCCTCGACGAGGAGTAA